In one Lolium rigidum isolate FL_2022 chromosome 3, APGP_CSIRO_Lrig_0.1, whole genome shotgun sequence genomic region, the following are encoded:
- the LOC124696137 gene encoding flocculation protein FLO11-like has protein sequence MSAAAVAASAPPDADHAASPGDDPLAGVGGDSACSTPFVSAPSSPTRDPFSGHHHAACFFSAPASPTRGASSKDFVCGGLDFDFDFSSRFPSPSAAAMSSADELFHNGQIRPVRLSAMLLQPHQPHQASLADDDATSPSSQAAAEAGERGRFRSRSVHRKSRSLSPFRAHWRSSPSPAPPPESESVELTATPPASRSSSSSSTASSASSSSSRGSRRWGFIKDLLHRSKSDGGKDNHHPSAPAPTTFSATPKRSSSPSPATPSASPSPSPAAARGRGTGRGRRRSAHERLYEARRAEAEEMRRRTYLPYRQGGLLLFGCIGIGNRSYGTAVHGLARGLNTAAAVSTRS, from the coding sequence atgtccgccgccgccgtcgcagcctCAGCCCCGCCAGACGCCGACCATGCCGCCTCCCCCGGCGACGACCCGCTCGCGGGCGTCGGCGGGGACAGCGCCTGCTCCACGCCGTTCGTCAGCGCGCCGTCCAGCCCCACCCGGGACCCcttctccggccaccaccacgccGCGTGCTTCTTCAGCGCGCCAGCCAGCCCCACCCGCGGCGCCAGCAGCAAGGACTTCGTCTGCGGCGGCCTCGActtcgacttcgacttctcgtcccGCTTCCCGTCGCCCTCGGCCGCGGCCATGTCGTCAGCCGACGAGCTCTTCCACAACGGCCAGATCCGCCCCGTCCGCCTCTCCGCGATGCTGCTCCAGCCACACCAGCCCCACCAGGCTTCGCTCGCGGACGACGACGCAACCTCTCCATCAtctcaggcggcggcggaggctggcgagcgtggccgcttccggagccGGTCCGTGCACCGAAAGTCCCGCTCGCTCTCCCCGTTCCGCGCCCACTGGAGGTCGTCAccttctccagcgccgccgccggagtCCGAGTCCGTCGAGCTGACCGCGACGCCCCCGGCTTcgcgctcctcgtcctcctcctccactgctTCATccgcgtcgtcctcttcctcgaggGGCTCCCGCCGGTGGGGCTTCATCAAGGATCTCCTCCACCGGAGCAAGTCCGACGGCGGCAAGGACAACCACCACCCTTCCGCTCCGGCTCCCACAACTTTCTCAGCAACGCCAAAGAGGAGCTCATCTCCTTCTCCTGCAACTCCTTCTGCATCGCCAtcaccgtcgccggcggcggcgagggggagaggGACAGGGAGGGGCAGGCGGAGGTCGGCCCACGAGAGGCTCTACGAGGCGAGGAGGGCCGAGGCGGAAGAGATGCGGCGAAGGACGTACCTGCCGTACCGGCAGGGCGGGCTGCTGCTCTTCGGCTGCATCGGGATCGGCAACCGTAGCTACGGCACCGCCGTTCATGGCCTCGCCCGGGGGCTCAACACCGCCGCCGCTGTGTCTACCAGGTCATGA